In candidate division WOR-3 bacterium, the genomic window GTGTTGACATAGTTGATTGGGCAGGTGTTTGTGACTAAAAGATCGTCGCTCCACAAAGGGGCATAGGCTACAGGAGGTTGTGAAGAGCTGGTAATGGTTTCAATAACAGTGGAACGGACCCCGGGATTCTGGAGGTATATTTGATTGTCAATAGACCCGTCGTCAACTGAAAAGTTTTCGTTAATAACGGCTGGTTTTGAGTATGCTTGAACGATCTGAGCCTGTATAGCCACGGCAATAAAAATCGCAAAAGTAAAAAAGAACACAACTTTCTTCATGCTTTTCCTCCTTTTTAGTGCTATTTTTCCACCCATAGTAATTGTAAAACTAAATTCTTCAAAAACAATAAGTATCTTTTAAAACTTATATCATAGTGCCTTTTCATTATTTGGAGAAAATTAAAATTTTTTGAATCTAAATCGGGTTGAACTTGAAATTCAGCTGGATTTCGTGCAGAATGATTCTATGGGCTAAAACTCTACAATGGGGAGTTTTTTGTGATTTTTTTCAAATACCAGGCTGCCGGCAACGACTACATACTAATCGACCTTCAGGGGCAAAATGCCGATGGAATGGTGCTTGACGAGACCGCAAGAAAATTTTGCGAGAGAAAAAAAGGAATTGGAGCCGACGGTCTGCTTGTTCTAAAAAGCTATCAAGAGTGTGATTTTTTTCTGAGCATCTACAACAGCGACGGGTCATTGGCACAGATGTGCGGCAACGGCTTGCGCTCAGCGGTTCTTTATTTCTACAAGAGAATAAAAAGAAGAAATAGCTTAAAGGTCCTCACCGATTCAGGTGTTAAAAATTGCAACGTCATTGACTTTGACGGTAAAAACTCAGCGCTTGTAAAGGTCTCTATAGCAAAACCCGATTTTGATTTCTTTGAAAGAGAAAGATTTTTTCCTCTGATGTTGAATTGCCCGGAAAAAAAACTCTTTTACTGCGTGTCCGTGGGAAATCCTCACGCTGTAGCTTTGGTCGAAAATGCAGAAAAGGCGGACCTCATCTCGCTTCACGACTGTGTCATGGAAAAAAAATATTTTCCGGACGGAATAAATGTTTCAGTTGTACAAACCATTGACAAAAATCTTTTTTTTCAGAGGGTTTTTGAGAGAGGAGCAGGCGAGACGCTTTCATGCGGAACCGGAGCGGCGGCTGCATACGCAGTTCTCAGAAAACTTGGGAAAATTGAAAAGAAAACAACAGCGCGTCAAAAAGGCGGAGAGATTGCGCTTTCAGAAGAAGAAGACGGGGAAATAACCATAGAAGGCGTTGTACAGGAAGTCTTTCAAGGAGAAAGAGATGAAATATAAAATATTGGATCTAATTGTTTTTTTGGCGCTTTTTATTTCTTGCTCAAAAAAAGCAGATTTCAACGAACTCATAGATTCCGCAGGTTTTCATCTTGAGAGGGTAAACAGGTTGAAGACAGGTTACGAAGATTCACAAGAGGTGAGAGAGCTTCTGGATAAAGCTCTCAAGGAAAGCGAAAAAGCGGTGGAGTTAAGACCCGAATCTCCTGAGGCAAACGGGCTTTACGCGAGAGCTCTTTACGCGTCGGGAAGAATTCAAGAAGCCTACGGGGCGTCTGTTGTCTGTCTTAGAGCTGATTCTCTCAACTCAAACGGTAACCTGGCGATGGGCAACGTCTTCAGAAGAACGGGAGACCTGGAAAAGGCAGAGTTCTATATTGAAAGGGCTGTACTCTCGGACTCGTCCGATCTCTATTTAAAATATTCCCTTGCCCTTTTGTACCAGGAGAGAAGAAAATTTTTCGACGCCGAAAGCATACTTGAAAACCTTCTTGATAAAGAACCCGATAATATTCGGTTTCTTTACTCTCTCGCGGCTGTAAACGAAGAACAAAGGGACCTCGTGAAAGCCGAAAGGCTTTTCAGAGAACTCACGGAGAAGGAGCCGGAAAACCCTGACCTTTGGAGGTCCTACGCAATGCTGCTGGAAAAGGGCGGGGACACTGCAGGATCGAAAATACTTTATTTTAAAGCGGATTCCATTGAGTATTCATTGAACAATGAATAGTTACGGGCTTCACATACTGACGATCGGTCTTTTAATTCTCGCCGGCAACCTCGGGGGCAGAATCGCAAGAAGGCTCAGAATAAGCGAGATAATTGGACAGATCATGGGTGGTATCGTGATCGGGCCCCTGGCGATTCTCGTTTTGAGGAACATTTCAGACGATGTCGCGATAATTTATTCAAGGGAGTTTATCTCTTTTCAATTCGTAATTTTCGCCTTTCTTTCTCTAATAGCCTTTGGAATCGGAGAGGAACTCCACTTCACGAGGCTGAAAAAGATTTTTAAGAGGGTTTTTTGGGTCTCTATAGCAAATGTGGCGCTCACATTCACTTTGGTTTTTCTGGCTTTTCTCTTCTACGGAAAAATCGTTCAAGAGTCGGGAATAGACCTTTTATTGTCTTTACTGATAGCGTCAATAGCGATCGCGCAGTCTCCGGCAATAATATTCGCAATAATGAACAGGTATGAAATAGAAGGAGATATAAGAAACATAATCGGAAACATCATGGCTATAGTTGACCTTTTCGCCATTTTTATATTTTCCGTTCTTATCCAAATCAAAACTCAGACGGGAACCGATATCTCTGTTTTAAAAACGACCAAGGATATCGGTTTGGCTTTTTTGATTGGAATGGCAGCTTTCGTCTTTCTCTGGATTCTGATACACGGCATAAGCAAAGATGAAAAAAAGAGAAAAGCGGATTTTTTCATGCTGAAACTTCTGACAGAACATCCTGCTCCGTCCATGGAAATGTTTCTTACTGTCGCCGGAATCGTCACGGTGATAACAGGAATATCCATTTTACTGCATCTGCCTTTTCTCATCGCCGTCCTCGTAGCCGGAGCCTTGATAGCAAATTTTTCCGGTTCGCTTATTTTTGATTCAATGAAGATTGAAAACATAATGCCCGCTTTTAATCTGCTCTTTTTCGCTTTGATAGGAGCGGAAATAGATTTTAGCAAATTCAGCACTCCGATTCTTGTCCCGATTATGATATATGTTATCATAAGAGCTTTGAGTCAATACACAAGCGTAAAAATTGTTTTGAAAATTATGAAAAATGAACCGAAAATTGTAAATTGCGTTCCTCCTCTAATGATCCCTCAAGATGGAGTAGCCGCTGTGGAAGCGGCTTTTCTTGTGAGTGTTCTCGGAAGCCCGGGACAGACAGTCGCGGACATTGTCATTCCGTCGCTCGTGATATTTTCCGTATTCGGAGTTTTTCTGACCGAAAGGTACATAAAAAAATGGCAGAACTGGGTAATCGGAGAAGCTGAGGTGGTCAAAGGAGAAAAAATTCTGCCGAAAAGACACCGTTTCAACAGGGACGATATAGCATACGTTGACCTAGAAGATGAAAACGACAGAAAGGGAACGATAGAAGCCCTCGCGATAGAAGGCGAAAAAAGAGGCTTTTTCCCGGATAAAAACGCGGTGATAGACGCGTCCAACATAAGGGAGACCCTGCAAGAGACAATCCTGATGGAAGGAATCGTTTTGCCTCACTGCAGACTGAGAGCCATGAAAAAACCCAAAATAGTTTTCGGGATTTCTTCAAAAGGCGTGATGTGGGGTAAAAAAGCCCACAGAGCAAACATCATCATTCTTTTGATTTCGCCCACCGTAATGCCTGAACTTCATTTGGGAGCCCTATCCTATATAGCTTTCACTTGCAAAGAGACAATGGGATTCAAAGGAATGGGGCCGGAAGAAATCAAAAACGCTATGACCTCTCTTCCCGCGGTGGCAACATGAACAATTTTTTACCAGTTTTCATTTCTGAAAAGTTCTCGAAAAACGAATTGAATGGGAAGACGAGAGGCTCGGCTCTTTTTGTAGACCTCGGCGGCTTCACTAAGATGACTGAAATGTTCTTCAGAAAAGGGGATAAAGGCGCCGAGGAAATTTCAAAACAGCTCTTGTGGATTTTCGATTTGCCGGTAAAAGCTGTTCATGGCTACAGAGGCCACATAACGACTTTTGCTGGAGATGCCTTCACGGCAATATTCCCTGAGGACGACGGATCCAGAGCGTATTCGGCGGCGTCTATTTTGACGGATTTTTTTCAAAGGGAAGGCAGAAGAAACACTGAAATCGGAGAACTGACATTCACATGTAAAAGCGGAGTGGGGCAGGGGGAAATCGAGTGGGAAATAATTGAACTTGACAAAAAATTGAACACATACATTTTCACAGGATCCGCTATTGAAAACGCTCTGAAAGAAATCGAAGATACCGGAACTGGAAAAATTGGCTGGAGTGGTAAACGAGAAGTGGATGCAGGTGAACCTTTTCAAGATGCCTGGTCTATTCCCGATGATGTCGTTTTGAAATTTATACCTCAATCAATTCTGAACGCGTGGAATAAAAGCGAATTGAGACACGCGACGACTGTGTTTGTAAACCTGGTAAGACCTGAGAGGGGCAATACCAGCGAAGTCATCAGAAGTATATATAATACCGCAGATGAATTCGGAGGGTATTTAAACAAAGTTGATTTCGGAGACAAAGGGACTCTCGCTCTGGTTCTTTTCGGGGCTCCTGAAGCGAGAGAGAACCCGGAGGATCTCGCTCTAAGGTTTTGCGTAAAATTGAAAAAACAGATTTCTTCTTTAAAAATCGGAGTCGACAGCGGTCTTGTTTACGCCGGCAGAACAGGCGGGTCGGAGAGGTTTGAGTGGACTTGTTTGGGAAACGTGGTCAACACTTCGGCGAGAATAATGAGTTCCTGTAAAGAAAACGAAATCCTCGTTTCGGATAGCGTAAAAAAAAGAGTTGAAAAAACCGCTGTATTTGTTCAAAGGGGAGAAGTGAAATTCAAGGGCAGATCGGAACCCGAAAAAATTTACGAAATCACGGGATTGAAAAACGCCAAAATACTTTCTTTCAAATACAAAATGGTCGGAAGAAGAGATGAACTTAAAAAGCTCGAAGATTTCACAAACAAAATAACGGTTGAAAAGTCAAACGCGGGTGTCTGCTATATTTACGGAGACGCCGGAATAGGGAAGAGCAGACTTGTCTGGGAGCTTATCGAGAATTATAAAGCTCAGGGAGTCGACATTTCTGTTATGCACCTTCAGTGCGATGAGACGGCAAGGTATCCATGGTTCCCTGTCTCGACTTGGCTTATCGATTTTTTGAATCCTGACAGGAGAGATTTAACAACTAAAAATATTGCGCAAGAACTCGAAGGGCTTGGCATTTCAGGAGCGGCGAAAAAAGCATGGGCTATTTCCGATATAATTGGCGTTTCTCCGGGCGACAAAACCTACGAAGAACAGAACGAAGAAAGGAAAAAAGAAAGCCAGATATTTTCACTTAAGGAATTCGTGAAAGTCCTTTCAAAAAAATCACCCTTAATTGTATTTGTCGACGATCTTCACAGTATCGACGAGCTGACTCTCGAATGGCTTTCTGCGCTGACTAGAAATGTCCCGGATTATCCATTCGCAGTTGTCTGCACTTCCAGATTTGACGAAAAAGGAGGGAAACCGAGAATAAATCTCGACCGGAGAGTCAAAGAAATGGAAATTGTCCTCGGCTCTTTTGAGACGCCAGAACTGATTACGGACATGTTCAAAGGAATAACTGGGGAAGAACCTTCCAAACCGACAACAAATTATCTTCTCGACAACACCGGGGGTAATCCTTTTTTCCTCGAGCAGACAATAATTTTTTTGAAAGAAAGAGAGATGCTCACTGGTTCACCGATGACGATTGACGGTAAAATCGAAAGACTTCCGGATTCACTCAACGACTTGCTGACGGCGAGACTTGATTCAATGGATTACGAATTGAGAGAGATAATAAAAAAAGCGGCGGTGATAGGAGAACGGTTCCTAGTTGAAATACTGCGCTGTATCATTGAGGAGAGTGTCAAAGACGAACTTGAATTTTTTCTCGACAAAGGCGAGCAAGGGCAAATCATCGCGAGAGAACTAAACTACGAAAATATATATATGTTCAGACACGCCATGCTCAGAGAAGCGGCTTACCAGCTTTATCTGCCTTCAGAAAGAATGATTTTGCACGGTCAAATATTCGAGATAGCTCAAAAAATTCTTTCGAGAGAAATTGAAATACACACAAAACTTCTTCTCGAGCAAGCAGAGAAAGCCGAACAGTGGTCTAAATGGGAAGAATACGCGAAAGACTACGTCAATATCATGCTTAAAAAAAACGCGAACAAAGAATCGCTGAGGATATGCGGAAAACTCGCCAAGTATTACGTGAAAATAGGTGACTATTTAAAATGGGCTGAAAACGAACTGATGACCGGAAAAATACTCAAAAAAACAGGACAGCTCAAGGAAGCCCACGATAAAATAGTAGGGGCTATAGAAAAATTCGGCAAGAATCCAGACATTCTCGCTGAAGCCTACAATGAACTTGGCACGGTTTTTCTCAAAGACGGAGAATTCGACAAAGCACTCGCCAGTTTTGAAAGAGCGCTTGAGTATTCAAAAATTATCGCGGGTCAAAAATTAGAAAGCAGAACTTTCGGAAATTTCGGAGTTCTTTACGCCACAAAAAAGAATTTCGAAAAAGCTCTTGAAAGCTATGAAAAAGCGAAGGAAATAGCCGTTGCAACAGGAGACAAAACTTCTGAAGCTCTCGCTATGTCGAACATCGGAGCGATATTGGCTCAGCAGAACAAATACAAAGAAGCCGAGAAACACTTCGACAAGAGTTTTGAAATCGCCAGTGAAAACGGTTTAAGCGAAGAAAAAGCAGCCGCTCACATAAACCTGGGAAATCTTCAGGCGATAAAGGGAAGAATAGCGGATGCTGAAAAACACTTTGACGAAGCACTGAAAATATTCAGAGAATCCGGCACAAGAGAAGGTGAAGTTTATTGTCTTTACAACATAAGCGAGATGAAAAAACACGAGGACAAATTCAACGAAGCTCTGAAATACACCGTTGAGGCCATGGAAATCGCGAAGGAAATCGGAAGCATAAGATGGGAAATAAAAGTCTTGGCTCAAACCGGGGATTTGAAATACAGAATGTCCGAACCCG contains:
- the dapF gene encoding diaminopimelate epimerase; this translates as MIFFKYQAAGNDYILIDLQGQNADGMVLDETARKFCERKKGIGADGLLVLKSYQECDFFLSIYNSDGSLAQMCGNGLRSAVLYFYKRIKRRNSLKVLTDSGVKNCNVIDFDGKNSALVKVSIAKPDFDFFERERFFPLMLNCPEKKLFYCVSVGNPHAVALVENAEKADLISLHDCVMEKKYFPDGINVSVVQTIDKNLFFQRVFERGAGETLSCGTGAAAAYAVLRKLGKIEKKTTARQKGGEIALSEEEDGEITIEGVVQEVFQGERDEI
- a CDS encoding tetratricopeptide repeat protein; the protein is MKYKILDLIVFLALFISCSKKADFNELIDSAGFHLERVNRLKTGYEDSQEVRELLDKALKESEKAVELRPESPEANGLYARALYASGRIQEAYGASVVCLRADSLNSNGNLAMGNVFRRTGDLEKAEFYIERAVLSDSSDLYLKYSLALLYQERRKFFDAESILENLLDKEPDNIRFLYSLAAVNEEQRDLVKAERLFRELTEKEPENPDLWRSYAMLLEKGGDTAGSKILYFKADSIEYSLNNE
- a CDS encoding cation:proton antiporter translates to MNSYGLHILTIGLLILAGNLGGRIARRLRISEIIGQIMGGIVIGPLAILVLRNISDDVAIIYSREFISFQFVIFAFLSLIAFGIGEELHFTRLKKIFKRVFWVSIANVALTFTLVFLAFLFYGKIVQESGIDLLLSLLIASIAIAQSPAIIFAIMNRYEIEGDIRNIIGNIMAIVDLFAIFIFSVLIQIKTQTGTDISVLKTTKDIGLAFLIGMAAFVFLWILIHGISKDEKKRKADFFMLKLLTEHPAPSMEMFLTVAGIVTVITGISILLHLPFLIAVLVAGALIANFSGSLIFDSMKIENIMPAFNLLFFALIGAEIDFSKFSTPILVPIMIYVIIRALSQYTSVKIVLKIMKNEPKIVNCVPPLMIPQDGVAAVEAAFLVSVLGSPGQTVADIVIPSLVIFSVFGVFLTERYIKKWQNWVIGEAEVVKGEKILPKRHRFNRDDIAYVDLEDENDRKGTIEALAIEGEKRGFFPDKNAVIDASNIRETLQETILMEGIVLPHCRLRAMKKPKIVFGISSKGVMWGKKAHRANIIILLISPTVMPELHLGALSYIAFTCKETMGFKGMGPEEIKNAMTSLPAVAT
- a CDS encoding tetratricopeptide repeat protein is translated as MNNFLPVFISEKFSKNELNGKTRGSALFVDLGGFTKMTEMFFRKGDKGAEEISKQLLWIFDLPVKAVHGYRGHITTFAGDAFTAIFPEDDGSRAYSAASILTDFFQREGRRNTEIGELTFTCKSGVGQGEIEWEIIELDKKLNTYIFTGSAIENALKEIEDTGTGKIGWSGKREVDAGEPFQDAWSIPDDVVLKFIPQSILNAWNKSELRHATTVFVNLVRPERGNTSEVIRSIYNTADEFGGYLNKVDFGDKGTLALVLFGAPEARENPEDLALRFCVKLKKQISSLKIGVDSGLVYAGRTGGSERFEWTCLGNVVNTSARIMSSCKENEILVSDSVKKRVEKTAVFVQRGEVKFKGRSEPEKIYEITGLKNAKILSFKYKMVGRRDELKKLEDFTNKITVEKSNAGVCYIYGDAGIGKSRLVWELIENYKAQGVDISVMHLQCDETARYPWFPVSTWLIDFLNPDRRDLTTKNIAQELEGLGISGAAKKAWAISDIIGVSPGDKTYEEQNEERKKESQIFSLKEFVKVLSKKSPLIVFVDDLHSIDELTLEWLSALTRNVPDYPFAVVCTSRFDEKGGKPRINLDRRVKEMEIVLGSFETPELITDMFKGITGEEPSKPTTNYLLDNTGGNPFFLEQTIIFLKEREMLTGSPMTIDGKIERLPDSLNDLLTARLDSMDYELREIIKKAAVIGERFLVEILRCIIEESVKDELEFFLDKGEQGQIIARELNYENIYMFRHAMLREAAYQLYLPSERMILHGQIFEIAQKILSREIEIHTKLLLEQAEKAEQWSKWEEYAKDYVNIMLKKNANKESLRICGKLAKYYVKIGDYLKWAENELMTGKILKKTGQLKEAHDKIVGAIEKFGKNPDILAEAYNELGTVFLKDGEFDKALASFERALEYSKIIAGQKLESRTFGNFGVLYATKKNFEKALESYEKAKEIAVATGDKTSEALAMSNIGAILAQQNKYKEAEKHFDKSFEIASENGLSEEKAAAHINLGNLQAIKGRIADAEKHFDEALKIFRESGTREGEVYCLYNISEMKKHEDKFNEALKYTVEAMEIAKEIGSIRWEIKVLAQTGDLKYRMSEPEEALESFIEALKLCELREDLETETEILFEIAKLYKRINDFSKSHDYLEKAFTLSERIQNPALRSDIAYNIACLFADCGSFNKAAKYLDVVMKLGDKEGKVKLFREKYGY